The following proteins are co-located in the Sphingomonas donggukensis genome:
- a CDS encoding cytidine deaminase yields the protein MTIDTAALIAQARTAARHAHAPYSRFAVGAAVLMTDGSVVTGANFENASYGLSLCAETVALATISAQGRLREVAAVAVIGGAMDADGRPTGTAPVSPCGRCRQVINEAAQMSGTDLPVLCGAAEGDAVRRYALSELLPDAFGPADLGLA from the coding sequence ATGACGATCGATACCGCCGCCCTGATCGCACAGGCGCGCACCGCCGCGCGCCACGCCCACGCGCCCTATTCGCGCTTCGCGGTCGGCGCCGCGGTGCTGATGACCGACGGATCGGTGGTGACCGGCGCCAATTTCGAGAATGCGAGTTATGGCCTGTCGCTGTGCGCCGAGACGGTCGCACTGGCGACAATCAGCGCGCAAGGCCGCCTGCGCGAGGTTGCCGCGGTCGCCGTCATCGGCGGCGCGATGGACGCCGACGGCCGTCCCACCGGCACCGCCCCGGTCAGCCCGTGCGGGCGCTGTCGCCAGGTCATCAACGAGGCCGCGCAGATGAGCGGCACCGACCTGCCCGTGCTGTGCGGCGCCGCGGAGGGCGATGCCGTCCGCCGCTATGCGCTCTCCGAACTGTTGCCGGACGCGTTCGGGCCAGCCGACCTCGGCCTCGCTTGA
- a CDS encoding UPF0262 family protein: MADPRIIDVALDERTILWRSADVEQERRIAIFDLLEDNSFAPQRAHDDGYAGPYRIKLSVEEGRLALAIHRADDSHLETLVLALGRFRRPIRDYFAICDSYYQAIRQSTPAQIETVDMARRGIHNDAANLLIERLDGKIAIDFDTARRLFTLICVLHIKG, encoded by the coding sequence GTGGCCGATCCGCGCATCATTGACGTCGCCCTGGACGAACGCACGATCCTGTGGCGGTCGGCGGACGTCGAGCAGGAACGCCGCATCGCGATCTTCGACCTGCTGGAGGACAACAGCTTCGCGCCGCAGCGGGCCCATGACGACGGTTATGCCGGGCCGTACCGCATCAAGCTGTCGGTCGAGGAAGGGCGCCTGGCCCTTGCCATCCACCGCGCCGACGACAGCCATCTCGAAACGCTGGTGCTGGCGCTCGGACGGTTCCGCCGCCCGATCCGCGACTATTTCGCGATCTGCGACAGCTATTACCAGGCGATCCGCCAGTCCACACCGGCGCAGATCGAAACCGTCGACATGGCCAGGCGGGGCATCCACAACGACGCCGCGAACCTGCTGATCGAGCGGCTGGACGGCAAGATCGCGATCGATTTCGACACCGCACGCCGCCTTTTCACGCTGATCTGCGTGCTGCATATCAAGGGATGA
- a CDS encoding dihydroneopterin aldolase, with the protein MPDSLTLQVHDLETMVLTGVYSEETHLPQPLRISLDVDIDCAAQFAPDTPLDASKSYLDLRHAATDGLPEGVHFTLIEGVADHIAETLFLQDPRVSRVQVKIVKLAISEAGEAIGITLVRHRR; encoded by the coding sequence TTGCCCGATTCCCTGACGTTGCAGGTCCACGACCTCGAGACGATGGTTCTGACCGGCGTCTATTCGGAGGAGACGCACCTGCCGCAGCCGCTGCGCATCTCGCTCGACGTCGATATCGATTGCGCGGCGCAGTTCGCGCCCGACACGCCGCTCGACGCGTCGAAAAGCTATCTCGACCTGCGCCACGCGGCGACCGACGGCTTGCCCGAAGGCGTCCATTTCACCCTGATCGAAGGCGTGGCCGACCATATCGCCGAAACCCTGTTCCTCCAGGATCCGCGGGTGTCGCGGGTGCAGGTGAAAATCGTGAAGCTGGCGATTTCGGAGGCGGGCGAAGCGATCGGCATCACGCTGGTCCGGCACCGGCGCTGA
- a CDS encoding M20/M25/M40 family metallo-hydrolase: MPTPAPDDTIAAWASRFAPVEVVRMLLLLVTLAAAQAATADIAPVRNAATVRAALAELDRTHDATVAEIVELTQIPAPPFKEAARAAAYAAKFRAAGLRDVSIDAEGNVTGLRPGTDRAAKLVVLSAHLDTVFPEGTDVTVRREGTKLFAPGIGDDTRGLAVLLAYARAMDAAKVATRAPILFVGTVGEEGRGDLRGVRHLLTKGPYRGRVGAFFSMDGADPSRVTIGGVGSKRYRVTFKGPGGHSYGAFGIVNPAAAMAGAIAELYAVVPAKTPRTTYAASVVGGGTSVNAIPNSVFVDVDMRSEDGGELARLEQRFLAIVDRAVAAENVARSTRFGTVSAVREVIGDRPAGATPRTAPLVTTTAASVAAMGFTPDFNASSTDSNVAMNLGIPAVTIESGGQAGRAHAPDEWIDVAKPESVRGMSVGLLAVVAAAGLASR, translated from the coding sequence TTGCCAACGCCCGCGCCTGACGACACCATCGCCGCATGGGCGAGCCGCTTCGCCCCGGTGGAGGTCGTCCGGATGCTGTTGCTGCTCGTCACCCTGGCCGCCGCGCAGGCGGCGACCGCCGATATCGCGCCCGTCAGGAATGCCGCCACCGTGCGCGCGGCGCTTGCCGAGCTCGACCGCACCCACGATGCCACCGTCGCCGAAATCGTCGAGCTGACGCAGATCCCCGCCCCGCCCTTCAAGGAAGCGGCGCGCGCCGCCGCCTATGCCGCGAAATTCCGTGCCGCGGGCCTGCGCGACGTGAGCATCGATGCGGAGGGCAACGTCACCGGCCTTCGCCCCGGCACCGATCGCGCGGCGAAGCTGGTGGTGCTCTCGGCGCATCTCGACACCGTGTTTCCGGAGGGTACCGACGTGACGGTGCGGCGTGAAGGCACGAAGCTGTTCGCACCCGGCATCGGCGACGACACCCGCGGCCTGGCGGTCCTGCTCGCCTACGCCCGCGCGATGGACGCGGCCAAGGTCGCGACCCGCGCGCCGATCCTGTTCGTCGGCACCGTTGGCGAGGAAGGGCGCGGCGACCTGCGCGGCGTGCGCCACCTGTTGACCAAGGGCCCCTACCGCGGACGCGTCGGCGCCTTCTTCTCGATGGACGGTGCCGACCCGTCGCGCGTCACGATCGGCGGCGTCGGCTCGAAACGCTACCGCGTGACCTTCAAGGGACCGGGCGGGCACAGCTATGGCGCGTTCGGCATCGTCAACCCCGCAGCCGCGATGGCGGGCGCGATCGCCGAGCTTTATGCGGTCGTCCCGGCCAAGACGCCGCGCACCACCTATGCCGCCAGCGTCGTCGGCGGGGGCACGTCGGTCAACGCGATACCCAACAGCGTCTTCGTCGATGTCGACATGCGCTCGGAGGACGGCGGCGAGCTCGCCCGGCTCGAACAGCGGTTCCTCGCGATCGTGGACCGCGCCGTGGCTGCGGAGAATGTCGCGCGATCGACCCGCTTCGGCACGGTGAGCGCGGTGCGGGAGGTGATCGGCGATCGCCCTGCCGGCGCGACGCCCCGCACCGCTCCCCTGGTAACGACGACGGCGGCGTCGGTCGCGGCGATGGGCTTCACGCCCGACTTCAACGCCAGCTCGACCGATTCGAACGTCGCGATGAACCTCGGCATCCCTGCGGTCACGATCGAATCGGGTGGCCAGGCGGGGCGCGCCCACGCGCCGGACGAATGGATCGACGTCGCCAAGCCCGAAAGCGTGCGCGGCATGTCGGTGGGGCTGCTCGCGGTCGTCGCCGCAGCGGGCCTGGCGTCGCGCTGA
- a CDS encoding GNAT family N-acetyltransferase produces the protein MTIVPLATVAAPRIEALLDRAFGTDRHTRTAYRVRAGTQAIAALSFAALDDDGALAGTIQCWPVEFAGDNGRVVPMVMVGPVAIEPAIQRGGIGRALTRHMLDAAACSDARGHDALMLVGDPEYYARFFDFSADRTGAWRLPGPFEARRLLALGDAVPGGAGEIRARLANARA, from the coding sequence ATGACCATCGTCCCCCTCGCCACCGTCGCCGCGCCCCGGATCGAGGCGCTGCTCGACCGCGCGTTCGGGACCGACCGGCACACGCGCACCGCCTATCGCGTGCGCGCGGGGACGCAGGCGATCGCGGCCTTGAGCTTCGCCGCGCTCGACGACGACGGTGCGCTTGCCGGGACCATCCAGTGCTGGCCGGTCGAATTCGCCGGCGACAACGGGCGCGTCGTGCCGATGGTGATGGTCGGCCCCGTGGCGATCGAGCCGGCCATCCAGCGTGGCGGCATCGGGCGCGCGCTCACCCGCCACATGCTCGATGCCGCGGCGTGCAGCGACGCGCGGGGTCACGACGCGCTGATGCTGGTCGGCGATCCCGAATATTACGCCCGTTTCTTCGACTTTTCTGCCGATCGCACGGGTGCGTGGCGGCTGCCCGGGCCGTTCGAGGCCCGGCGGCTGCTGGCGCTCGGCGATGCGGTGCCGGGCGGCGCGGGCGAAATCCGCGCGCGGCTTGCCAACGCCCGCGCCTGA
- a CDS encoding MotA/TolQ/ExbB proton channel family protein, whose amino-acid sequence MLTTILAAGAAPAAENPYGLWEALQQGGVIAWSVFIILVTFLFFSLFIMFVKLFEQQKIMAQAKRVRATFWQSNSLREGAAKLEKNSAYRQVVDDGLAAQDQHKLLTDPVEAHDWLHGSLARSEAQINSSLNGGLAFLATVGSTAPFIGLFGTVIGIYRALIKIGASGQASIDAVAGPVGEALIMTALGLVVAVPAVLAYNWLQRRNKAIAEELSAFSNDVLGFLASNGAVKPVAMRAGTTKPGVATAPATKPAATTTAAGGIPTRS is encoded by the coding sequence ATGTTGACCACCATTCTCGCCGCAGGCGCTGCGCCGGCCGCTGAAAATCCGTACGGTCTCTGGGAAGCACTGCAGCAGGGCGGCGTCATCGCCTGGTCCGTGTTCATCATCCTGGTGACCTTCCTGTTCTTCTCGCTCTTCATCATGTTCGTGAAGCTGTTCGAGCAGCAGAAGATCATGGCCCAGGCCAAGCGCGTGCGCGCGACCTTCTGGCAGTCGAACAGCCTGCGTGAGGGCGCCGCCAAGCTCGAGAAGAACTCGGCTTATCGCCAGGTCGTCGACGACGGTCTCGCCGCGCAGGACCAGCACAAGCTGCTGACCGACCCGGTCGAGGCGCATGACTGGCTGCACGGTTCGCTCGCCCGTTCGGAGGCGCAGATCAACTCGTCGCTCAACGGCGGCCTTGCCTTCCTCGCGACCGTCGGTTCGACCGCGCCGTTCATCGGCCTGTTCGGTACCGTCATCGGCATCTACCGCGCGCTCATCAAGATCGGCGCGTCGGGCCAGGCATCGATCGACGCCGTCGCCGGCCCGGTCGGTGAGGCGCTCATCATGACCGCACTCGGCCTCGTCGTCGCGGTTCCGGCCGTGCTCGCCTACAACTGGCTGCAGCGCCGCAACAAGGCGATCGCGGAAGAACTGTCGGCGTTCTCGAACGACGTGCTCGGCTTCCTCGCCTCGAATGGCGCGGTGAAGCCGGTTGCGATGCGCGCCGGCACGACGAAGCCCGGCGTGGCGACGGCTCCGGCGACCAAGCCGGCGGCGACGACCACCGCTGCCGGTGGCATCCCGACCCGCTCGTAA
- the dcd gene encoding dCTP deaminase produces MAILSDRWIREQATATGMIEPFVEAQRREGCISYGLSSYGYDARVSDEFKIFTNVDSAVVDPKNFDANSFVDRKTDVCVIPPNSFALARTVEYFRVPRDVLVICLGKSTYARCGIIVNVTPLEPEWEGHVTLEFSNTTPLPAKIYANEGACQFLFLKGDRPCETSYADRAGKYMGQRGVTLPRL; encoded by the coding sequence ATGGCGATTCTTTCCGACCGCTGGATCCGGGAGCAGGCGACCGCGACCGGGATGATCGAGCCGTTCGTCGAGGCGCAGCGCCGCGAGGGCTGCATCAGCTACGGCCTGTCGTCCTACGGATATGACGCGCGCGTGTCGGACGAGTTCAAGATCTTCACCAACGTCGATTCCGCCGTCGTCGACCCGAAGAATTTCGACGCCAACAGCTTCGTCGATCGCAAGACCGACGTCTGCGTGATCCCGCCGAACAGCTTCGCGCTGGCCCGCACCGTCGAATATTTCCGCGTGCCCCGCGACGTGCTCGTGATCTGCCTCGGCAAATCGACCTATGCACGCTGCGGCATCATCGTGAACGTGACCCCGCTCGAACCCGAATGGGAGGGGCATGTGACGCTCGAATTCTCGAACACCACGCCCCTGCCCGCCAAGATATACGCCAACGAAGGCGCGTGCCAGTTCCTGTTCCTTAAGGGCGACCGGCCGTGCGAAACGAGCTACGCCGACCGCGCGGGCAAATATATGGGCCAGCGCGGCGTCACCCTGCCGCGATTGTGA
- a CDS encoding FAD-dependent oxidoreductase: MSRSAIVVGAGIAGLSTAIALRRAGWGVTVLERAPVLEPAGAALSLWPNAIAALRRLGVADAIETAAAPIHAMRVADRADRTILQYDLPRGQGAPGAFLPTRSLLQRALLDGVRDIDLRLGQAVAGVTQDGGGATVRLGDGSATSAHLVILADGIWSPHATALIGNTPRYRGYGGVLGISRTRAAPTFEAREYWGARERFGVFDLEAGGQYWFWMRDRSVDADPVGIDEVRTAAEAWPADVTAAVAATTDAELIPFAVHARAAPRQLGRGRILCVGDAAHAMEPNLGQGGCQGIEDAAAIGTLAQTLAADEMLPAFEAMRLRRIRAMVRRSGEGRLGGHASWPVRGVWRALMRAMPATITAGVISEMHRLP; this comes from the coding sequence TTGAGCCGCAGCGCGATCGTGGTGGGCGCCGGCATCGCCGGCCTGTCCACCGCGATCGCGCTGCGCCGGGCGGGCTGGGGCGTGACCGTGCTGGAACGCGCGCCGGTGCTGGAGCCCGCCGGCGCGGCGCTCAGCCTGTGGCCGAATGCCATCGCGGCCCTGCGCCGGCTGGGGGTGGCCGACGCGATCGAAACCGCCGCCGCGCCGATTCATGCGATGCGCGTCGCCGACCGCGCCGATCGCACGATCCTGCAATACGACCTGCCGCGGGGCCAGGGTGCGCCCGGCGCCTTCCTCCCGACCCGCAGCCTGCTGCAACGCGCTTTGCTAGATGGCGTCCGCGATATCGATCTTCGGCTGGGGCAAGCGGTCGCCGGCGTCACGCAGGATGGCGGCGGCGCCACCGTGAGGCTGGGCGACGGCTCCGCCACGTCCGCCCACCTCGTCATTCTGGCCGACGGCATCTGGTCGCCGCACGCAACCGCGTTGATCGGCAACACACCGCGGTACCGCGGCTATGGCGGCGTGCTCGGCATCAGCCGCACGCGCGCCGCCCCGACCTTCGAGGCGCGCGAATATTGGGGCGCGCGCGAACGCTTCGGCGTGTTCGATCTGGAGGCTGGCGGGCAATACTGGTTCTGGATGCGCGACCGGTCTGTCGATGCCGACCCGGTTGGCATCGATGAGGTGCGCACGGCGGCTGAAGCTTGGCCCGCCGACGTGACCGCCGCGGTCGCGGCGACGACCGACGCAGAACTGATCCCGTTCGCGGTCCACGCGCGGGCAGCCCCGCGGCAACTGGGGCGCGGGCGCATCCTGTGCGTCGGCGACGCGGCGCACGCGATGGAGCCAAACCTTGGTCAAGGCGGCTGCCAGGGGATCGAGGATGCGGCCGCGATCGGGACGCTCGCGCAGACCCTTGCCGCCGACGAAATGCTGCCCGCATTCGAAGCGATGCGCCTGCGCCGCATCCGCGCGATGGTCCGCCGGTCGGGCGAAGGGCGCCTCGGCGGTCACGCCTCCTGGCCGGTTCGCGGCGTCTGGCGGGCGCTGATGCGCGCGATGCCGGCGACGATCACGGCGGGTGTGATCAGCGAGATGCACCGACTGCCCTGA
- a CDS encoding ExbD/TolR family protein yields the protein MAMSVGGGSAEDKPLSDINTTPLVDVMLVLLIIFLIAVPVVLQTVKLELPKVAYEVTTTKPENILLSVTGDNNKCNVGWGMTPVTHQELLDRGVAKLKGVVDRLGANVKPDDIPEVHIRGDINTPYRCIGGAVYTMQQAGYLKVGFISEPPAGSIKPADR from the coding sequence ATGGCGATGAGCGTTGGCGGAGGTTCCGCCGAAGACAAACCCCTTTCGGACATCAACACGACGCCGCTCGTCGACGTCATGCTGGTGCTGCTGATCATCTTCCTGATCGCGGTTCCGGTGGTGTTGCAGACGGTGAAGCTCGAGCTGCCGAAGGTGGCCTACGAAGTCACCACGACGAAGCCGGAGAACATCCTGCTGTCGGTTACGGGCGACAACAACAAGTGCAACGTCGGCTGGGGCATGACCCCCGTGACGCACCAGGAACTGCTCGACCGCGGCGTCGCCAAGCTGAAGGGTGTGGTCGATCGCCTGGGCGCCAATGTGAAGCCGGACGACATTCCCGAAGTGCACATCCGCGGCGACATCAACACGCCCTACCGGTGCATCGGCGGTGCGGTCTACACGATGCAGCAGGCAGGCTACCTCAAGGTCGGCTTCATTTCCGAGCCGCCCGCCGGCTCGATCAAGCCGGCCGATCGTTGA
- a CDS encoding ExbD/TolR family protein: MAMSAGQDDGEPMMEMNTTPLIDVMLVLLIMFIITIPVQTHAVKVDLPQNANTPNNVIEPDKNKVTIDAAGSIFWNGAPINEVLLRQYLERTAVMNPEPELHFAPDPQARYEKVDQVLAVIKRANITKLGFVGNEQYRNDF, encoded by the coding sequence ATGGCAATGAGCGCCGGCCAAGACGATGGCGAGCCCATGATGGAGATGAACACGACGCCGCTCATCGACGTCATGCTCGTGCTCCTCATCATGTTCATCATCACCATCCCCGTGCAGACGCACGCGGTGAAGGTCGACCTGCCGCAGAACGCGAACACGCCGAACAACGTCATCGAACCGGACAAAAACAAGGTCACGATCGATGCGGCGGGTTCGATTTTCTGGAACGGCGCGCCGATCAACGAGGTTCTGCTGCGCCAGTATCTGGAACGGACCGCGGTGATGAACCCGGAACCCGAACTCCATTTCGCGCCTGATCCTCAGGCGCGGTACGAGAAAGTCGATCAGGTTCTCGCTGTCATCAAGCGGGCCAACATCACCAAGCTCGGCTTCGTGGGGAACGAGCAATACCGCAACGATTTCTGA
- a CDS encoding tetratricopeptide repeat protein encodes MAGMRMVFGLAAAAVAFVSPAMAQAQAIKVAHDAILAGDFHTAERTLDAERRIFPKRAEVLLNLAAIYAGTGRWQDAARLYRIVLELPDSLMDLSSDRTARAHAIAHAGLLRLRYVQTAAR; translated from the coding sequence ATGGCAGGGATGCGGATGGTGTTCGGATTGGCAGCCGCCGCGGTCGCGTTCGTCTCCCCGGCAATGGCGCAGGCGCAGGCGATCAAGGTCGCCCATGATGCGATCCTGGCCGGCGACTTCCACACGGCGGAGCGCACGCTCGACGCGGAACGCCGGATCTTCCCGAAGCGCGCGGAGGTCTTGCTGAACCTGGCCGCAATCTACGCGGGCACCGGGCGGTGGCAGGATGCTGCGCGGCTCTACCGCATCGTGCTGGAGCTGCCCGACTCTTTGATGGACCTGTCCTCAGATCGCACCGCGCGCGCGCACGCCATCGCCCATGCCGGACTGCTCCGCCTGCGCTACGTTCAGACGGCAGCGCGCTGA
- a CDS encoding SDR family oxidoreductase, which yields MAGLALVTGGCRRVGAHIAARLAKAGYDIALHAGHDPQPEPWLVEALAGRRWHVFTADLSDAGQVAALPGDVVAHFGAPIDVLVNSASRFAAIDDGGVAMPDVMAHLSVNVAAPVALAQAVAEAAGTEGAAIVNILDQRVANPPRDQVVYTISKQALAEATRTLAIALAPRARVNGVAPGLVMPTGDYAEGQGDRLAALMPLERLASPQEVADAVAWLVGARSVTGQTIFVDGGAHLKSFERDFVHLAR from the coding sequence ATGGCGGGGCTTGCGCTCGTCACCGGGGGATGCCGGCGGGTGGGGGCGCATATCGCCGCGCGGCTGGCGAAGGCGGGATACGATATCGCGCTGCATGCCGGTCACGATCCGCAGCCGGAACCCTGGTTGGTCGAGGCGCTGGCGGGACGCCGGTGGCATGTCTTCACCGCCGACCTGTCGGACGCAGGCCAGGTCGCCGCGCTGCCGGGGGACGTCGTGGCGCATTTCGGCGCGCCGATCGACGTGCTCGTCAACAGCGCGTCGCGCTTCGCCGCGATCGATGACGGCGGCGTCGCCATGCCCGACGTGATGGCGCATCTGTCGGTCAATGTGGCGGCGCCGGTCGCGCTGGCGCAGGCTGTGGCGGAGGCCGCGGGCACTGAGGGCGCGGCGATCGTCAACATTCTCGACCAGCGTGTCGCCAATCCGCCGCGGGACCAAGTGGTTTATACGATTTCAAAGCAGGCGCTGGCGGAGGCGACGCGGACGCTTGCCATCGCACTGGCGCCGCGCGCGCGGGTCAACGGCGTGGCGCCGGGGCTGGTGATGCCGACCGGCGACTATGCCGAGGGGCAGGGCGACCGGCTTGCCGCGCTGATGCCGCTCGAGCGGCTGGCGTCGCCGCAGGAGGTCGCCGATGCCGTCGCCTGGCTGGTGGGCGCGCGATCGGTGACGGGGCAGACGATCTTCGTCGACGGCGGCGCGCATCTGAAGAGTTTCGAGCGCGACTTCGTGCACCTCGCGCGCTGA
- a CDS encoding energy transducer TonB — MSYADRSTGGSRVVALVMVALICAVLGYAFVTGLAYQYIKKAQENLQTFEVEEPPPPPEEVPPPPPPPDQPMTPPPVVTPPPIVQTTTPPVVIQSVTTPPPPYVAPPPAPAAPPAPPAPPAPPTVNKAASSKGDEAGFFGTDSYPPSALRNEEQGTVAVTWTINTAGRVENCRVTASSGSSTLDRATCDNITRRGRYSPALDQSGAPIASTKSRRIKWVIPN; from the coding sequence ATGTCCTACGCTGACAGGAGTACGGGTGGTAGCCGGGTCGTGGCCTTGGTCATGGTCGCGCTGATTTGCGCGGTGCTCGGCTACGCATTCGTCACGGGCCTCGCCTATCAATATATCAAGAAGGCGCAGGAGAATCTGCAGACGTTCGAGGTCGAGGAGCCGCCGCCCCCGCCCGAGGAAGTCCCGCCGCCGCCGCCGCCGCCGGATCAGCCGATGACGCCGCCGCCGGTCGTGACCCCGCCGCCGATCGTGCAGACCACGACCCCGCCGGTGGTGATCCAGTCGGTGACGACGCCGCCGCCGCCGTACGTCGCGCCGCCGCCCGCACCCGCCGCCCCGCCGGCCCCGCCTGCACCCCCGGCTCCGCCGACGGTGAACAAGGCGGCGAGCTCGAAGGGTGACGAAGCCGGCTTCTTCGGTACCGATTCGTATCCGCCGAGCGCGCTGCGCAACGAGGAGCAGGGTACCGTCGCGGTGACCTGGACGATCAACACCGCCGGGCGCGTCGAGAATTGCCGCGTCACCGCGTCGAGCGGGTCGAGCACGCTCGATCGGGCGACGTGCGACAACATCACGCGGCGTGGTCGCTACAGCCCTGCGCTGGACCAGTCGGGTGCGCCCATCGCGTCGACCAAGTCGCGGCGCATCAAATGGGTCATTCCAAACTAA
- a CDS encoding spermidine synthase, whose product MTAAAIGVAPVRSRRALFVATILTGSFLLFLVQPMVARMALPKLGGAPAVWNSAMLVYQALLLGGYAYAHWLATLSQRRAATIHLGVLALAALWLPLGLFASGMPAGAEPALWVPWLLGASIGPLFFAVSAQAPLMQRWYALAEPGRDPYALYAASNVGSFGGLIAYPLLVEPGLALKMQSLVWSGGYVLLIALVALCAWRLPRGDDAIAAAATVSPPPPRRRVAHWIVLAAVPSGLMLATSTFLTTDIVAVPLLWVLPLGLYLLSFTVAFAADSRVAKLVTTFAPVMILLFGGAVIAGRQDTPYLNALMALLLLFAVAVALHARMYALRPEPDRLTGFYLAMAIGGALGGVFAGLLAPVIFDWTYEYPLLILAAGALAPQLFLLPFVGRFWRVEGWPRSIRIAAVVALTGALILVGLRNPGGWLGHTPENFAFLALAVLGVLTVGARISYVVVLAGALFLFGGYRALEVTMQGDQRTRSYFGVYTIRDYPDVRTLAHGTTLHGVELTGSPLRERVPTSYYTPGSGVGRAMMAVPALYGPNARIGVVGLGTGTLACYAQPGQDWRFFEIDPAVVRIARDPAKFRFLSRCAPDATIVVGDARRQLLEQPTSGLDLLALDAFSSDAVPMHLMTREAFATYARALQPRGLLLVHISNRFLDLEPVVGAAGAGGGWYGAQITFEPGIDDGTSASTSDWIALSRDSAVLGALVAQGGAWRPLRLRKGFVGWTDDYATILPLLRGWR is encoded by the coding sequence ATGACCGCCGCCGCGATCGGGGTTGCGCCGGTACGCTCTCGCCGGGCGCTGTTCGTGGCGACGATCCTGACGGGGTCGTTCCTGCTGTTCCTGGTCCAGCCGATGGTCGCGCGGATGGCGCTGCCCAAGCTCGGCGGGGCGCCGGCGGTGTGGAATTCGGCGATGCTGGTGTATCAGGCGCTGCTGCTCGGCGGCTATGCCTATGCGCACTGGCTGGCGACGCTGTCGCAGCGGCGGGCCGCGACGATCCATCTGGGCGTGCTGGCGCTGGCCGCCCTGTGGCTGCCCCTGGGTCTGTTCGCCAGCGGCATGCCCGCCGGGGCGGAGCCGGCGCTGTGGGTGCCGTGGCTGCTGGGCGCGTCGATCGGGCCGCTGTTCTTCGCGGTGTCGGCGCAGGCGCCACTGATGCAGCGATGGTATGCGCTCGCCGAGCCGGGGCGCGACCCCTACGCCCTCTACGCCGCCTCGAATGTCGGCAGCTTCGGCGGGCTCATCGCCTATCCCCTGCTGGTCGAGCCGGGGCTGGCGCTGAAGATGCAGAGCCTGGTGTGGAGCGGCGGCTATGTGCTCCTGATCGCGCTGGTTGCGCTGTGTGCCTGGCGACTGCCGCGCGGCGACGATGCGATCGCTGCAGCCGCCACCGTCAGCCCGCCGCCGCCGCGCCGACGCGTCGCGCACTGGATCGTGCTGGCAGCGGTGCCCTCGGGCCTGATGCTGGCGACCTCCACCTTCCTGACGACCGATATCGTCGCGGTGCCGCTGCTGTGGGTGCTTCCGCTGGGGCTGTACCTGCTGAGCTTCACGGTCGCCTTCGCCGCCGATAGCAGGGTCGCGAAGCTGGTGACGACGTTCGCGCCGGTGATGATCCTGCTGTTCGGTGGCGCGGTGATCGCCGGACGGCAGGACACGCCGTATCTGAACGCATTGATGGCGCTCCTGCTGCTGTTCGCGGTCGCGGTGGCGCTGCACGCACGAATGTATGCGCTGAGGCCCGAACCCGACCGGCTGACCGGCTTCTATCTGGCGATGGCGATCGGCGGCGCGCTGGGCGGGGTGTTCGCCGGGCTGCTGGCGCCGGTGATTTTCGACTGGACCTACGAATATCCGCTGCTGATCCTGGCCGCCGGCGCGCTGGCGCCGCAGCTGTTCCTGCTACCGTTCGTCGGGCGGTTCTGGCGGGTAGAGGGGTGGCCGCGTTCGATCCGCATCGCCGCGGTCGTGGCGCTGACCGGTGCGCTGATCCTCGTCGGCCTGCGCAATCCCGGCGGATGGCTGGGGCACACGCCGGAGAACTTCGCGTTCCTGGCGCTCGCCGTGCTCGGGGTGCTGACGGTCGGCGCCCGTATTTCCTATGTCGTCGTGCTGGCCGGCGCGCTCTTCCTGTTCGGCGGGTACCGTGCGCTGGAAGTCACGATGCAGGGCGACCAGCGCACCCGCAGCTATTTCGGCGTGTACACGATCCGCGACTATCCCGATGTGCGGACGCTGGCGCACGGTACGACGCTGCACGGCGTCGAGCTGACCGGATCGCCGCTGCGAGAGCGCGTGCCGACGAGCTACTATACGCCGGGGTCGGGGGTCGGGCGCGCGATGATGGCGGTGCCGGCGTTGTACGGCCCCAACGCGCGCATCGGCGTGGTCGGTCTGGGGACGGGGACGCTCGCCTGCTACGCACAGCCGGGGCAGGACTGGCGTTTCTTCGAGATTGATCCCGCGGTAGTGCGGATCGCGCGAGACCCGGCCAAGTTCCGCTTCCTGTCACGGTGCGCGCCGGACGCCACGATCGTGGTCGGCGACGCGCGCCGGCAATTGCTGGAACAGCCGACCAGCGGGCTCGATCTGCTCGCGCTCGACGCCTTTTCGTCGGACGCGGTGCCGATGCATTTGATGACGCGCGAGGCCTTCGCCACCTACGCCCGCGCGCTCCAGCCGCGCGGGCTGCTCCTCGTCCATATTTCGAACCGCTTCCTCGACCTCGAACCCGTCGTAGGGGCGGCGGGAGCGGGCGGCGGCTGGTACGGCGCGCAGATCACGTTCGAACCCGGCATCGACGACGGCACATCCGCCTCGACGTCGGACTGGATTGCGCTCAGCCGCGATTCGGCGGTGCTGGGCGCGCTGGTCGCACAAGGCGGCGCGTGGCGACCGCTGCGGCTGCGAAAGGGTTTCGTCGGCTGGACCGATGACTACGCGACGATCCTGCCGCTGTTGCGGGGCTGGCGATAG